GACTCTTCCCAGCCACATATCAATAATTAGTATAAGTTTAGGAATAATAGGTAGTGCTGGACTAGATATACCTACGCTTAAACCCGTAGTAGCTAGAGCAGAGGATACCTCGAAAAAACTATCGACTATACTGTATCCATATAGTGAGACAATATATGCAGAAACTATGAGAACTATTACGTATATGCCTAGAAGAGTATAAGCAAACATTATTTCGAAACTAGGTACAACCTTATCCCTGATCTTAACCTGTATGACAGCGTCTTTAGGCATATAAAGTCTTTTAATATTTGCAAGAATAGATTTAAAAATAATAACGATCCTCAACTGTTTTAAACCACCACCTGTAGAGCCGAAACCTGCACCAATAATCATTAGTATAGATAATGCGAACTTGGCGGGATCGCTTAATAACTTGTTATTAATCGCTGAAAACCCAGTAGTAGAAAGAGCTGAAATAACCTGAAACAATGTTTCCGAATTAATATTTCCAACAGTAATTGAAATAAGTATAAAACCTATAATGGTAAATAATACGAAACTAGTAAGTTGAGGATCTCTCAATATCTCCCGTAGTTTTCCTCTAAACAACAAATAATACATGGCTAGTGGCTGGGCACTTATAAACATTAAGATCAATGGGACAAATATATATCCATTATTAAAAAAGCTAATGCGTGAAAAACCTCCCGTGCTAATAGTTGTCAAAGAATTTAGTACCGAATCTAAAAGGGTAAAGCCAGAGATAAAATATAGAAATATATACAAAACCGTGAAAACAATATATTTTCACAATGATTTTTATTGTAGAAATGCTTAAAGGTTTTATCTTGTATTTGCCTACTGAAGCTGTTTAAGCATTTCATAGGCAAACGTATTATTTGAGGAGTAAATCTGGTCTGAGAGATATTGGTGAAGTATGAAAGGTTTTTAAACCCTAGATACTATAGGTATTTGTGGTGTATGGGGTATGGCTAGGAAGACTACTATTGAGGTTGTTGATGAGGAGTTGTGGGCTTGGGCTCAGTATAGAGCTAAGGTGCTTGGTATGAAGACAAGCCAATACATTTTCACATTGATCAGGAAGGATAGAGAGGGAAAAGTCGTGTGGAAACAATAAAAAGCTACAAGGTTCCGATAAATGCGCCAAAAGATCTAATCAAAGCATACTTCGAAATCAAGAAGAAGACTTTAAATGAGATCCTAAAACACATCAACTACTCCAAGCATGGAAAAGCCCACCTAAAATTCGGGAGGGAGGATAGGAGAAGGCTGAGAAACAAGCTCTTAAAGAATTGGGAATACGCCAAACACTATGTTGACTCAGCAATAAACTCAGTTATCTCCTTAGTGAAGAGCTGGATCACTCTACACAACAAGGGAAGAGCTAAAAAGCCACCAAGTATAACCAGAAAGACTGTTTACATCAAGACTACGCTCTTCAAAGTCAAGGATAACAAGATAAGAATCACGATCAAGCCCAGACAGTACTTAGAAGTTGACTTATCAAAATTCAGTTACCTGCCAAAAGACTACGACAGAATCGGGGGTCTAATTCTTCAGGAGAACAAGCTTATCATAACTTTCAAGAAGAACGTGGAGGTAAAGAATGTTAAGGACTGCGCCTCCTTCGACGCGAATCTAACAAACGTGACGGGATACATTAACGGCAGAATAGTTAGGTATGACCTTAGAAAACTATACCATATCCACAGAGTTTACGAGGAGAAGAGGAGACGGATTCAGAAGCTGGATAAAACCAAGCCCAAGACATCTAAGAGGTTGATGGAAAAATATTCTAGGAGGGAGTGGAATCGTGCAAGAGATATTATGCA
This is a stretch of genomic DNA from Staphylothermus hellenicus DSM 12710. It encodes these proteins:
- a CDS encoding RNA-guided endonuclease InsQ/TnpB family protein gives rise to the protein METIKSYKVPINAPKDLIKAYFEIKKKTLNEILKHINYSKHGKAHLKFGREDRRRLRNKLLKNWEYAKHYVDSAINSVISLVKSWITLHNKGRAKKPPSITRKTVYIKTTLFKVKDNKIRITIKPRQYLEVDLSKFSYLPKDYDRIGGLILQENKLIITFKKNVEVKNVKDCASFDANLTNVTGYINGRIVRYDLRKLYHIHRVYEEKRRRIQKLDKTKPKTSKRLMEKYSRREWNRARDIMHKLTTGIARMLTSLNHGVILEDLKNIKERTLRKGKDFNRKISKWNARTFQYMLEYKLRWLGLPVKYVNPAYSSQTCPLCSGRLTAYGGRLMKCTRCGFIWDRDVVAVLNLRMRGLRGCPERGRGIHEQGSVDADAPQSLHRQIKAYAG
- a CDS encoding potassium transporter TrkG; its protein translation is MTTISTGGFSRISFFNNGYIFVPLILMFISAQPLAMYYLLFRGKLREILRDPQLTSFVLFTIIGFILISITVGNINSETLFQVISALSTTGFSAINNKLLSDPAKFALSILMIIGAGFGSTGGGLKQLRIVIIFKSILANIKRLYMPKDAVIQVKIRDKVVPSFEIMFAYTLLGIYVIVLIVSAYIVSLYGYSIVDSFFEVSSALATTGLSVGISSPALPIIPKLILIIDMWLGRVEIIPFIIVLTNLYYSIKKR